gcgcacccttagggatagggtgaggagctcggtcacacgggaggagctcggagtagagccgctgctcctacacgttgagaggaaccagctgaggtggctcgggcatctgctcaggatgcctcctggacgcctccctagggaggtgttctgggcatgtcccaccgggaggaggccccggggaagacccaggacacgctggagggactatgtctctcggctggcctgggaacgccttggggtcccaccggaggagctggaggacgtgtccggggtgagggaagtctgggagtccctgcttagactgctgcccccgcgacccggccccggataagcggaagaaaatggatggatggatggatggatttgaatgtgttttaagagagaaaaaaataagtgaaacatgaaacGATGCAAAGAGCCACagtatatagaaaatatgaTAAGAGGCAAAGAGCTGCATTCCTATTCGCAGAGAGCCACATGTTCGCCACCCCTGATCTAGAGCTTTCAGGGCTTTGTGCACTTCCTGAATGGTGAAAGGTACAAAATTAAAAGGGTGTCCAGTGTACACTGGGGGGTCAATGCAGGGCTAGACAGGGTCTGCTCCTTCAGAGTCAAACAAGGAACTAGAAGATATAAAATGTTGGTTAAAACAATTTAAGACCTCCATCCTATTAAAAACAGGGCCAGACTCATTTGACATATTTAGGTAGTGCTGTGCCTGGTCTTGGAAGGTTCTCAATGTCACTCCATTTGTAATTCTGAACAAGAATGGTCTTCTGATGGGCAACATCTTCAAGATCCTCTGTCAATCATTTGAATTTGGACACCCACATATTTTTGTCATGTATGCCAGCCAGCTCCAGATCAGGTTGACTTACACATGCAAATGCGTTTTGGGCGCCGTTTTGGCATATATACCACGAGTGACACTTATTTTGAGAGAactaataaaatgcattttaatatttcaagatcataataatcttccattttagaactacaatttataaaaagaacagacacaaataaaatacacttcaattaaatagctattatttattttcccaagccaggCGGAGTCGCAGTATAAGGGTAAACCAGTACAgtttctgtactgtacatattAATTTAACCATGTTAACCAGTACAGTTCCCCcttccctgaaccgccacctttaacgtggtggaggggtttgagtgcccgaatgatcctgggagctatgttgtcgggggcttcatgcccctggtagggtcacccttGGGTCATCCtcacgtggacccaccacccgcgagaggatccgtaaggggacagtgcatggagatctgggcggcagttgaaggcgggggcctcgacgactggatctccggacattgagactagctctggggacatggaatatcacctcactggggggaaggagccggagcttgtgcgggaagTTGAGCGTTactgactagatatagtcggcctgaCCTCcatgcacagtttgggctctggaacccaactccttcagaggggctggactctccatttctctggcttTGCCCGCAGGGAGaggcagcgagctggtgtgcagagtacccggccttcttggagtccctgggaaagggtactagacagtgcaccgatcggggactccattgttctcctgggtgACTTCAATgtccatgtgggtaacgacagatGACACCTgtaggggcgtgattgggaagaacgccctccctgatctgaacctgagtggtGTTAGACTTCTGTGCTAActacagtttgtccataacgaacaccatgctcgagcacaagggtgtccatcggtgcacgtggcaccaggacacaccctaggttggaggtcgatgatcgactttgttgtcgtgtcatctgatctccggccgcgtgtcttggacactcgggtgaagagaggggctgagctgtcaaccgatcatcACCTGGTGGtaagttggatccgctggcggaggaggaagccggacagacctggcaggcccaagcgtattgtaagggtctgttgggaatgccTGGCGGAGCCTtttgtcagaggggtcttcaactcacacctccgggagaacttttccctgatcccgggggaggctggggacatggactacaagtgggccatgttctccacctctattgtcgatgtggccgctcatagctgtggtcgtcCGCGATGCTTGTCgcagcggcaatccccgaacccggtggtggacaccggaagtaagggatgccgtcatgGGACTGAGGTAGCCGATGAATACCGGTGGGCCAAGCATGCCGCGGCTTGtgtggttgcagaggcaaaaactcggggttgggaggagttcggggaggccatggaggaggactatcggacggcctcaaagaaattctggcaaaccatccgacgcctcaggagggggaagcagtgcttcaccaacactgtttacgggtggagagctgctgaccttgccTGGAAATGTTGTCAGGCGGTGGAAGGAAAACTTTTAGGATCTCCTTAatcccccgtcatgtcttccttGGACGAGACCCGTCCCGAATACCTTGGGACTGTCTTGgatgacacgtctctgcaacattgcatggcagtcggggacagtaccactggactggcagaccggggtgggggtccctctgtataagaagggagACTAGAGgttgtgttccaattacaggagaatcacactcctaagccttcccggtaaggtctactccagagtactggagaggagaatccgaccgatagtcgaacctcggatccaggaggagcagtgtggttttcgtcccggtcgtggaacactggaccagctctatactctccatcgggtcctcgagggttcatgggagtttgcccaaccagtccacctgtgttttgtggacctggagaaagcattcgaccgtgtcccttgtggtgttctttgggggggtgctccaggagtacggggtccggggctctttgctaagggctgtccggtccctgtatgaccggagcaggagctgtgtttgcattgccggcagtaagacggccctgttcccagtgcatgttgaactccgccagggctgccctttgtcaccggttctgttcattatatttatggacagaatttctaggcgcagccaggggccggagggggtctggttcgggaatcACAGGATcttttttctgctgtttgcaaatgatgttgtcctgatggcttctttgagccaggacctgcagcaggcactggggcattttgcagtcgagtgtgaagcagctgggatgagaatcagctcctccaaatctgagatCATGGTTCgaaaccggaaaaaggtggtttgccctctctgggtggagagcctttgcctcaagtggatgtctcggggtcttgttcacgagtgagggaaggatggagcgttgtggtctgttgtggtaaagaaggagctgagtccaatggcaaagctctcgatgtaccggtcaatctacactcctaccctcacctatggtcatgagctctgggtaatggctgaaaggacaagatcgcggatacaagcggccgaaatgggttccctccgtagggtggctgggtgcacccttagggatagggtgaggagctcagtcacacgggaggagcttggagaaGCCagtgctcctacacgtcgagagaagtcagctgaggtggctcgggcatctgctcaggatgcctcctggacgcctccctagggaggtgttttgggcatgtcccactgggaggaggctccggggaagacccaggacacgctggagggactatgtctctcgactggcctgggaacgccttgggatcccgctggaggagctggaggacatgtctggggtgagggaagtctgggagtccctgcttagactgctgccccgtgacccggccccggataagcgtaagaaagtggatggatggatggatggagtacagttcctttaaaaccatgtgaaaataaaagtgaaatttacTGTTTTGTAAAAGCCATTACAATTACAACTTCACCTGTGTTACCAGTGCCTTATCGTGCATATTGAGAAAAAGTTCTGTATATGGCCacacctcatgtgaaagctcagaacttccagaattaactcactgagctgcagagactgcactatcactgattcatgattggctttaggtgctggggtttaggtagtgaccattcagatcagttggtttaaaaaaatataatttgttctTTTGAACTAAAAGACAAAATTATAACCTATAAATTGGGCATCGTGTTCGGTGTTTATGCAATCAAGAGTAGATCGGCATTAGAATTGTTCTCAGTAAAACCtgtatttgaacatgtttacctcatatctggggacacagataggtcatggttatggaatttaaaatcaatctAGCATTGTAATTAGAGTTCTTCGAATGTTGAGTTCATAATATCATTGCCACTCTATTTTACCTCATGCACTACCTTAAGTCTGTGCTGGTCACATGATTTGTGCTATAGAAATTAATGCACTTCAACTTGAAACCCACTTTGAAATGTTAGTGTCATGGCAACACCAACTGTGGAACAGATGAATGCAATAGTGTTTATAGTAGTTTGAATCTAAATTTTAgctgtatgttgtgtgtatgatTTCAAGCTCCCTATTAATATGCTGGTATATTGTATTACTATATTGCTGATTACCCATTTCTTGGATTGTAGTACTTGAAAACCTGTTTTTCATTACCTGGACATAAATGCTACTGGTTTGGTATTAATCACAATAaagctaaattaaaaaaactgtattgtGCATAAATTGCATTGAATACCATTTTATAGAGGAATAAACCATTTTCATCACTCACTTGTGACACTACTCAGTATTTTTCTATAGTTCTGTTCCATTGGtaatgtttttggggtttttttgcttttagctgtacaaacatgttgtcCAGCTTGTGGAAAAGTTTGTAAAAAAGGTAGgtaacaaacacatttcacgAGTAATACTGATATTGGAGGCACTTTATGACCCTTGAATAAGTTAACACATGTGTGCAGTGTAAGCCTGAGCTGAAGGTCCCGGGCCTGTATGTGGTGGATTCCATTGTGCGTCAGTCGAGACATCAGTTCGGTGTGGAAAAAGATGTCTTTGGTCCCAGATTCCTTAAGAACTTCACTGAGACCTTCCACAACCTCTACTGCTGCCCGGAGGAGGACAAGGTACTGTTTGAGGGGCTACTCTTTTGTtgtaaaaaattatatcttATGCATTGTTTTTCTTGTCCAGACTAAAATCCTCCGTGTCCTAAACCTGTGGCAGAAAAACGGTGTGTTTGATATGGACATTATCCAGCCCCTCGTGGACATGGCTCATGGGCCTGTAGCACCAGCAGCTGCAGGAGGTGAATATCTATCAGTTGTCCAGTCCAGTGACTCTAATTCGATGTGTGTTTGAAGTGTATCTCTTTGATCTCTGTGAGGGATAGATGTAAATTTTTGTAAATGGTAACTTGCCAACACATCTGTGtaagttttaattaaatatttctaCTGTCCAGTTTttccgtctgtgaacacagATCCACACATGCCTGCTGCCCCGACTGTGCTGGCGCAGCCTGCCATATCCAACATGGAGGCTCTGGCCGCTATGGCCCAGCTCTTCCAGTCTCCTCAGGGCCAGGAGGTGAGGCACCATAACACCTGTAATGACATGTTTGGACATGTTTGACCAAACCACCATGATAATTGTAGTTACAGAGAGTGCTCCAGAATCTGCAGCAGGGCAATGACACCCTGGTAGCTGCCATTGAAACCAACTTGGCAAACCCTGCTCAGATGTCTACTACTCATCCCAGTGCTTACATCTCTCACACAAACAATAATACCTTTGCTGAGGTAAATGCAGAGCTTGTTTTGAGCTGCACTTgtattattcatatatataatatttaacttgagctgtgtactgtctttaGAAACTTCTAGACCGGTTTGAATATGAGGATGAACCAGAGGATAAAGCAGTGAGAGAAAACCACGCTCAGCTCTTGTAAGTTCCTTTTGTCCAAATTAACTTTGTAACGACCACATTCTCTtgagtctgtgttttttcatttttacagaagCATAGCTGAAAATGTCCTCAAACAGTTTGCTGGAGAGTTGCCTAACACCCAGGATGTTCAGCCACATCTGATGGTCCcggtatacattttaaataaacttcatattttcattttgttgatcattaaacaaaattacattacttgtctacaatacattttattgcaCTCTGtccccaaagcatgatgggaACGTAATAAACCAGGAGATGATCCATCCAGGGCCTGAAGCATACAGCTCTGTAAAGGAGCCCTACACACGGGTAAAGCACACTCCTCTTTTCTGATTGGCTCATTTATTAGTCTCTGAGtcatgtaattattattattattattctctcAGGAACCTCTCAGAGATGACTCCCCAGTGAGGCGAGACAGCAGACACAGGAGCTATGGGAGGAGGTCTAGGTCTCGGTCCAGGTAAATCAGTCTCACTACGATATCTCAATAAAATGGGATTCAACAGGATTTGCATAGTATTGTATTTTGGACATAAttttactttccaaaaaaaacatcttgtcAGGGCTGTGATATAACTGCCAATGTAATGGCTTGGGTTCACAATCCAGATGGTTGAATGTCACATTTCATATGTTGTGCTATAGACCATATAATGTATGAGAGATCTATCCAAATATGGATAGTGTACAGGCATCTGCTTTTGTCAGATTGAAGCTGAATATTTGAGTGCTATTTCGTTGCAATTAAAGTGCTTTGGGAcaaaatgtgaataataatGAGTAATCCCTTCTGCATTTGGCACTAATATGTACATTGTTTGACTGGTGTGTATTACTTCTGGAATGTCTACGTAGGCATAAGTGTGCAGTGTATTGCAATGTACCACTAGTTTACCCCGTGTTTCAGGTCTCCCCATAAGAGGTGCTCTCAGTCTTCCTCTCACTCCAGAAGGTCCAGACACAGACGCACTCGCTCTCGGTCCAGAGAGCGACACAGGAGGTCTCGCTCTATGGAGCGCagtgagagagagcgggagagagagcgCAGGCAAAGAGGCCTCCCCAGCATCAAACCCCAGATTCTCAGTGGTAAGACTTGGCTCATGCTCACACTGTGGGGTGTGTGATAGAGCTAGATGGTAGAATGATGGTAGATGGTGTGAATAATTTGGTCAGGTCAAGACATCCGGCAGTAGActggaaaataaattatttttattcattaatcATACATTTAATCCAGTGCGTGTGCCCTTACGGAATATAAAATAAGACTGATTGTCTTTCATTGGTTTGTGCATGAAGACATAAACACAGAGCCTCAGTACTCAGCAAATATACAAGCCTTTCTGAGTgcttccctcttctccctcggtctctcctctccctcggtCTCTTCTTTCCCCTATGCAGACTTTGTGCGGCTCAGTCTCCTGCTTGCTATGGGACTATAGAGAACTGACGCTTAATGAAAAACAGGTGGAGAATGAGGCATTTGAAGCAGACTTGTGTTActtctgtgtaactgtgtatcacTTCTACTACCGCAGGACATGCACATCGCTTTCAGCAGGGCTGACTCGTACCTCTGTGCTCATATTTCACATTCACCAAGAGAAACATGTGGGATCAAAGCGGAAAAGAGACACTAATCTAACTGCGCCCAACATATTCAGATAGACTACTAGTATGCTTTATATCTCCAAATGAGGAGTCAGTTAGCAGAGCACATTTTACAAGACTTAGAAAAGGAGGGGGGAGATGGACacgcagagaggggcagaggtgcGGAGAGAGAACGGGTCGTGGGGGAAAAGTACAGAGTGCAGTGGCCAAAACCACAGCTTATCCCACAGCTTATGTAAAATCGGGGAACACAGGGAGGCTGCTCCACTCCTCCGCTGATCTTGTAGAGATTAACGCTGGTGTTTGACGCTCAAAACGTGTCTATCATGCGTAATGTTTCCCCAAACATCTCATTTGCTTTATAAAGCTGGGCTGTCTCAAGGGAACAGtggttatttttaaatacaacatGCTGTGATTGAACATTGCAGCCCAAAAAGTTTAGAagtaatgtgtattttttatatatttttgtgtttgacctgtaataatatagtttttgtcctttttgcATAGTTTGCAGCACAACACTTTGGGTgggtcagctggacaaaaagacCCAGCAGGCTGATATTATGTTGCTCCTGGAAGAGTTTGGTCAGATTGAGTCTGTAAATGTAAGCactacacactatacacactatagGGTCTTCAAACCGCATAATGTCTTTAACCTAGTTCATTTGTATTTCTTAATAGATGATTCCACCAAGAGGTTGTGCTTATATT
This Periophthalmus magnuspinnatus isolate fPerMag1 chromosome 13, fPerMag1.2.pri, whole genome shotgun sequence DNA region includes the following protein-coding sequences:
- the LOC117380254 gene encoding SR-related and CTD-associated factor 4-like; this translates as MDAVNAFNAELFSMIDMKPPISRAKMMSVTKSAIKAIKLYKHVVQLVEKFVKKCKPELKVPGLYVVDSIVRQSRHQFGVEKDVFGPRFLKNFTETFHNLYCCPEEDKTKILRVLNLWQKNGVFDMDIIQPLVDMAHGPVAPAAAGVFPSVNTDPHMPAAPTVLAQPAISNMEALAAMAQLFQSPQGQELQRVLQNLQQGNDTLVAAIETNLANPAQMSTTHPSAYISHTNNNTFAEKLLDRFEYEDEPEDKAVRENHAQLLSIAENVLKQFAGELPNTQDVQPHLMVPHDGNVINQEMIHPGPEAYSSVKEPYTREPLRDDSPVRRDSRHRSYGRRSRSRSRSPHKRCSQSSSHSRRSRHRRTRSRSRERHRRSRSMERSERERERERRQRGLPSIKPQILSVCSTTLWVGQLDKKTQQADIMLLLEEFGQIESVNMIPPRGCAYIVMIHRQDANTALNKLSRGVFRVNQKPFKIAWALNKGIKSAHKKFWDVEQGVTYIPWSKVKVEELESYREGGMIDADTVNPAWGLSEEFLNHQRQTGTVVQSAVSEGAASGPVQVPPNQLAAPLVGSPALPTLSLLSPTSVQAETIAVPEKSPAAKATAKILKSPDTSSTASSIETPSSSSSDPKPDPNLASPAPVAPPFAMPGPFPPPGLPPPSMPPFMPPPMARPPIMPGGAMFPPDRFSMPMPFPPRGPPFPRPGMDMGPFRPRFGPPPFRPRW